From Mytilus edulis chromosome 8, xbMytEdul2.2, whole genome shotgun sequence, one genomic window encodes:
- the LOC139484918 gene encoding C-C chemokine receptor type 1-like, with product MEDDDNAIQLSLNYSNSYDITTIQFNLSTNSDDHSSTDVQTIKEAAKWLWIIVSPILLVFGLIGNIGILLVLWRIKVCKNLTYIFLFILATVNTVVLIVGLTRYWILATFDLDIRDISTPGCVSQLFLIYFSMHMSSWTLVCITTIRFLQIKFSLRCRAKSFSRTLAAVYIVTLVICVALDLHFFFTNGLILEDNEYVCSNTSDQYYEFEEKVYVLIDLAMLSVIPFLIMFIMNLFIGKRVLKSIAFRRISISNKQSRRRVNRQSKRITQTLFFSSLYFIITTLPVSVLFVVDSYLPANKSVQMQANLELVKAVLYLFQFSFYAIGFYIYIEIRASIRGILPCCNDKHRSNSQTSISRRTTSFSTTSQYFCNDESTDVRINSSESRNSMSRGVSSFSTASRYLSSDESRIDMNSVANDGTETDINSNSNIVVPNYQFSELSVNGGTETDINSNSNTFVPTYQFSELSATCQSLPNIQNRQLSLSATCQSITESPNGSSLEPQNSIHSINHSDIENTRSGDKTRTNRISFDFSSTSICHTIRELEPLDETWL from the exons ATGGAAGATGATGATAATGCAATCCAGTTGTCATTAAACTACTCCAATAGTTACGACATAACAACAATCCAATTCAATTTGTCAACCAACTCAGATGATCATTCCAGCACCGATGTCCAAACTATAAAAGAGGCAGCAAAATGGTTATGGATAATTGTTTCTCCGATTTTACTTGTGTTCGGTTTGATTGGAAATATAGGAATATTGTTAGTCCTCTGGAGAATAAAAGTTTGCAAGAATTTGACCTATATATTTCTATTCATTTTAGCCACGGTAAACACAGTTGTTCTCATCGTTGGTCTAACAAGGTATTGGATATTGGCAACTTTCGACCTTGACATTCGGGATATAAGCACGCCCGGATGTGTGTCACAATTGTTTCTGATTTATTTTTCTATGCATATGTCCTCGTGGACTCTTGTGTGCATAACAACAATACGATTTCTCCAAATTAAATTCTCTCTCCGTTGCCGAGCAAAATCTTTTTCAAGAACGTTAGCTGCAGTGTACATTGTAACTCTTGTGATTTGTGTAGCACTAGATTTACactttttctttacaaatggTCTTATTCTAGAAGATAACGAATATGTATGCAGCAATACGTCTGACCAATATTATGAATTTGAGGAAAAAGTATATGTTTTGATTGACTTAGCCATGCTGTCGGTCATACCATTCCTCATAATGTTCATTATGAACTTATTTATTGGGAAAAGAGTTCTAAAATCCATTGCTTTTCGTAGGATATCCATTTCCAACAAACAAAGCAGACGTCGCGTGAACCGTCAAAGCAAAAGAATAACGCAAACGTTATTTTTCAGTAGCCTATATTTTATAATAACAACATTACCAGTCTCTGTTTTATTCGTTGTAGACTCATATTTACCTGCTAATAAATCAGTACAAATGCAGGCAAATCTAGAACTCGTGAAAGCAGTTTTATATTTATTCCAGTTTTCATTTTATGCTATAGgcttttacatatatattgagaTTAGGGCAAGCATCAGAGGGATTTTGCCATGCTGCAATGACAAACACAG ATCAAATAGTCAGACCTCTATTTCACGAAGAACAACTTCTTTTTCAACAACGAGTCAATATTTCTGTAATGATGAATCAACAGATGTCAGAATTAATAG TTCAGAAAGTCGGAATTCTATGTCACGAGGAGTCTCGTCTTTTTCAACAGCTAGTCGATATTTAAGTTCCGATGAATCAAGAATTGACATGAACAGTGTTGCAAATGATGGAACTGAAACGGACATTAATTCCAATTCGAATATTGTTGTGCCTAATTATCAGTTTTCAGAACTTTCTGTTAATGGTGGAACTGAAACGGACATTAATTCCAATTCAAATACGTTTGTTCCTACTTATCAGTTTTCAGAACTTTCTGCTACATGCCAATCACTGCCGAATATCCAAAATCGACAATTATCTTTATCTGCAACGTGCCAATCTATTACTGAATCGCCGAATGGGAGTTCTCTGGAACCACAAAATTCCATTCATTCTATAAATCATTCGGATATAGAGAATACTAGGAGTGGAGATAAAACACGAACAAATCGAATATCATTTGACTTTTCTAGTACTAGTATTTGCCATACTATTCGGGAACTGGAACCACTAGATGAAACTTGGCTTTGA